A section of the Paenibacillus aurantius genome encodes:
- a CDS encoding DNA topoisomerase III: MKTLVLAEKPSVAKELARVLGSTQKHKAYFEGPRYVVTWALGHLVTLAEPEDYDHKYKTWNLDDLPILPGRMKLKVIKETSHQFRAIEQLCRRSDLGELVIATDAGREGELVARWIMELVNWKKPFKRLWISSQTDKAIQDGFAQLKPGHDYDRLYQSAVCRSEADWLIGLNITRALTSKYNAQLAAGRVQTPTLATMIRREQEIKSFQQVEYWTVSADFETFQAQWRHPSNGEARIFDKAKAEDIRSRLTGKQAQVVSIQKTDKTVPPPLAYDLTELQRDANKRYGFSAKQTSNLLQKLYEQHKLVTYPRTDSRYLTSDMVPTLKGRLESIAFGPYASLARTILKKPLNVTKRIADDSKVSDHHAIIPTEQYLQLGALSSDERKLYDLIARRFIALFYPPLRYEQTSLVLEAGGEKLYASGKVIQDHGWKEVYGASDFIDPDSDEDGDDSSERDGGKSGDQTLPPVQKGDKLPVKRSSERSQYTKPPARYTEASLLSQMEKNSLGTPATRADIIEKLLNTDTIQRQGSHLVPTGKGLQLIELAAEDLRSQELTARWEQELERIAKGQGSMKTFLEGIREQTIRMVQDVKKSTADYKPHNLTHSHCPECQALLQEVKSKRGRTLVCSNRECGYRRSADPVLLNKRCPQCHKKMEVHTGKAGRYAQCRGCNVVEVLDNEGGGRKAAKTNRALVNQYADQAPLSNPLAEALKAAMDKNKEK; this comes from the coding sequence ATGAAAACATTGGTACTAGCCGAAAAACCGAGTGTCGCCAAGGAATTGGCCCGGGTTCTCGGAAGCACTCAGAAGCATAAAGCGTATTTCGAAGGCCCCCGCTACGTCGTCACCTGGGCGCTCGGTCATCTCGTGACCTTGGCGGAGCCGGAAGATTACGACCACAAGTACAAAACGTGGAACCTCGACGATCTGCCCATCCTCCCGGGACGGATGAAGCTGAAGGTCATCAAGGAAACGTCGCATCAATTCCGGGCGATCGAGCAGCTGTGCCGCCGTTCCGACCTCGGGGAGCTCGTCATTGCGACCGATGCGGGACGCGAGGGCGAGCTGGTGGCCCGCTGGATCATGGAGCTCGTCAACTGGAAAAAGCCGTTCAAACGGCTGTGGATCTCCTCCCAGACGGACAAAGCCATCCAGGACGGGTTCGCCCAGCTGAAGCCCGGTCACGATTATGACCGCCTGTACCAATCCGCCGTGTGCCGGTCGGAGGCCGACTGGCTCATCGGGTTGAACATTACCCGGGCGCTCACGAGCAAATACAATGCGCAGCTGGCGGCAGGCCGGGTGCAGACCCCAACGCTTGCCACAATGATCCGGCGCGAGCAGGAGATCAAGAGCTTCCAGCAGGTGGAATATTGGACCGTTTCGGCGGATTTCGAGACGTTTCAGGCCCAATGGCGCCATCCTTCGAACGGGGAAGCCCGGATCTTCGATAAGGCCAAAGCAGAGGACATCCGCAGCCGGCTGACCGGCAAGCAGGCCCAGGTGGTATCCATCCAGAAAACCGACAAAACGGTGCCCCCGCCCCTCGCCTACGACCTGACGGAGCTGCAGCGTGACGCCAACAAGCGATACGGCTTCTCGGCCAAGCAAACCTCGAACCTTCTGCAGAAGCTGTACGAGCAGCACAAGCTCGTCACCTACCCGCGTACGGATTCCCGTTACCTGACATCGGATATGGTGCCGACGCTGAAGGGGCGGTTGGAGAGCATTGCCTTCGGGCCTTACGCCTCCCTGGCCAGGACTATTCTTAAGAAGCCGTTGAACGTAACGAAACGGATTGCCGACGACAGCAAGGTCAGCGACCATCATGCGATTATCCCGACGGAGCAGTATTTGCAGCTGGGCGCGCTGAGCAGCGATGAACGGAAGCTTTACGACCTGATCGCCCGGCGTTTTATCGCTCTGTTTTACCCGCCCCTGCGTTATGAGCAAACGAGCCTCGTTCTTGAAGCCGGAGGAGAGAAGCTGTATGCGTCCGGCAAAGTGATCCAGGACCACGGCTGGAAGGAAGTATACGGCGCGAGCGACTTCATCGATCCGGATTCTGATGAAGACGGGGACGACAGCAGCGAACGGGACGGCGGAAAGTCCGGCGATCAAACGCTGCCTCCCGTCCAGAAGGGCGACAAGCTTCCCGTGAAACGCAGCAGCGAACGCAGCCAGTACACCAAGCCTCCGGCCCGGTACACGGAAGCCTCCCTGCTCAGCCAGATGGAGAAAAACAGCCTCGGCACCCCCGCCACCCGCGCGGATATTATCGAGAAGCTGCTGAACACGGATACCATTCAGCGCCAAGGCAGCCATCTCGTCCCTACCGGCAAAGGGCTCCAGCTGATCGAGCTGGCGGCCGAGGACCTCCGCTCTCAAGAGCTGACCGCCCGTTGGGAGCAGGAGCTCGAACGGATCGCCAAGGGCCAGGGAAGCATGAAGACTTTCCTCGAAGGCATCCGCGAGCAGACGATCCGTATGGTCCAGGACGTCAAGAAAAGCACGGCCGACTATAAGCCTCACAACCTGACGCACAGCCACTGTCCGGAGTGCCAAGCCCTGCTTCAGGAAGTCAAAAGCAAGCGAGGCCGCACGCTCGTTTGCTCCAACCGGGAATGCGGCTACCGCCGCTCGGCCGACCCGGTGCTCTTGAACAAGCGCTGCCCGCAATGCCATAAAAAAATGGAGGTCCACACGGGCAAGGCCGGCCGGTACGCCCAGTGCCGCGGATGTAACGTGGTCGAGGTACTCGACAACGAGGGCGGTGGCCGCAAGGCCGCCAAGACGAACCGCGCCCTGGTCAACCAGTACGCCGATCAGGCGCCGCTCTCGAACCCGCTTGCCGAAGCCCTGAAAGCGGCCATGGACAAGAACAAGGAAAAGTAG
- the pruA gene encoding L-glutamate gamma-semialdehyde dehydrogenase: protein MADKDGLTPFANEPLTDFGQEREWRAMEEAIRAVRSRLGREYPLRLGSRTMYTEEKIVSSNPARPDEVIGRVSRADRKLAEEAMGEAAAAFEWWKRVPAAERAAYLLEAASLLRERKHIFSAWMIVEAGKNWSEADADTAEAIDFLEYYAREMLRLEELADSRPLVRIAGETNRMTYIPLGVGIVIPPWNFPLAICAGMTAAAVVTGNTVVLKPASTTPVIAYHFYELMREAGLPPGVLHYLPGSGGEIGDYLTSHPQTRFISFTGSKEVGLHINRLAADTPAGQIWIKRLVAEMGGKDGIVVDETADLDAAAQAIVASAFGFQGQKCSAGSRAIVVEAVYDEVVAKVVERTRALSVGLPEENHAIGPVIDRSSYEKILSYIDIGKGEGRLLTGGAAAEGGGYFLQPTVFADVDGKARIMQEEIFGPVLAIAKASDWREGIQIYNETEFGLTGAFFSTDESRIQEAMETMHCGNLYFNRKCTGAFVGVHPFGGFNLSGTDSKAGGPDYLPLFMQAKVTSRKL from the coding sequence ATGGCGGATAAAGACGGGCTGACTCCCTTCGCCAACGAGCCCTTAACGGATTTTGGGCAGGAAAGGGAGTGGCGGGCGATGGAAGAGGCCATCCGCGCCGTACGAAGCCGGCTCGGAAGGGAGTACCCCCTCCGGCTCGGAAGCCGGACGATGTACACGGAGGAAAAGATTGTGTCGAGCAACCCGGCCCGGCCAGACGAGGTCATCGGACGGGTCAGCCGGGCCGACCGTAAGCTCGCGGAAGAGGCGATGGGAGAAGCGGCGGCGGCCTTCGAGTGGTGGAAGCGGGTCCCGGCGGCGGAAAGGGCCGCCTATTTGCTGGAGGCGGCTTCTTTGTTGAGGGAGAGGAAGCATATCTTCTCCGCTTGGATGATAGTGGAGGCCGGCAAAAACTGGTCCGAAGCCGATGCCGACACGGCGGAAGCCATCGATTTCCTGGAGTACTATGCGCGCGAGATGCTGAGGCTCGAGGAGCTGGCGGACAGCCGGCCGCTGGTCCGAATAGCGGGGGAAACCAACCGGATGACTTACATTCCGCTTGGCGTAGGCATTGTCATTCCGCCGTGGAATTTTCCGCTTGCGATCTGCGCCGGTATGACGGCGGCGGCCGTCGTCACGGGAAATACGGTCGTGCTGAAGCCGGCCTCGACGACTCCCGTGATCGCCTATCACTTTTATGAGCTCATGAGGGAAGCGGGGCTGCCCCCCGGAGTACTCCACTATTTGCCCGGAAGCGGGGGAGAGATCGGGGATTACTTGACCTCCCATCCCCAAACGCGCTTTATCAGCTTTACCGGCTCCAAGGAGGTCGGGCTGCATATCAACCGGCTGGCGGCCGATACTCCCGCCGGACAGATCTGGATCAAGCGGCTGGTCGCCGAAATGGGGGGCAAGGACGGCATCGTCGTCGACGAGACGGCGGACCTTGATGCGGCGGCTCAAGCCATTGTGGCCTCGGCCTTCGGCTTTCAGGGCCAGAAGTGCTCGGCGGGCTCGCGGGCCATTGTCGTGGAGGCCGTCTATGACGAGGTCGTGGCCAAGGTGGTGGAGCGGACCCGGGCCCTGTCGGTGGGTCTCCCCGAGGAAAATCACGCGATCGGACCCGTGATCGACCGCAGCTCCTACGAGAAGATTCTGAGCTACATCGACATCGGCAAAGGAGAAGGCCGTCTGTTGACGGGAGGGGCTGCAGCAGAAGGCGGGGGATATTTCCTTCAGCCCACGGTATTCGCTGACGTCGATGGGAAAGCCCGGATCATGCAGGAGGAAATCTTTGGTCCCGTCCTGGCCATTGCCAAGGCTTCGGATTGGAGGGAGGGCATCCAGATCTACAACGAGACGGAGTTCGGGCTGACCGGAGCGTTCTTCTCCACGGATGAAAGCCGGATCCAAGAAGCGATGGAAACGATGCACTGCGGCAACCTGTACTTTAACCGCAAATGCACGGGAGCGTTCGTCGGCGTGCATCCGTTCGGGGGCTTCAACCTGTCCGGCACGGATTCGAAGGCCGGGGGTCCGGATTACCTTCCGCTGTTCATGCAAGCGAAGGTTACTTCGCGGAAGTTGTAA
- a CDS encoding MDR family MFS transporter has product MNRIRRFLHSYHPVVHILLIGTVLARTASTMSMPFLALYLAAHTEASAVLIGFVIGAGSLAGTVGGFIGGTLSDKLGRKGVMLAALFGWAVVFIGFALVREPVLFLVLNLLNGLCKSFYEPVSQALMADLTEPSKRYKVFSLRYMSINIGGAVGPLAGAYFGTVNGSLPFFLTGLVYLLYALILFVLLARFGIRKIEGNAKAPVSFQSAWNVIRRDGPFRLYIAGGILGAMGYSQMTVTLSQYLRNSVAHGVELFGWLMTVNALVVIVLQLPLSSWAAKRTPLAAIVTGNVLFALGIVGFSLSSGAVGFIAAMVVFTLGEILTYPAGNLLVDKLAPEGMRGTYFGAQTFTNIGHFVGPLAGGYLLSHYGGSPLFLTMAAVTLGGSYFYAAGSRLAAPVRQAPPAVQEKSA; this is encoded by the coding sequence TTGAATCGCATCCGCCGTTTTCTTCATTCGTATCACCCGGTTGTTCATATTCTGCTGATCGGAACGGTGCTGGCGCGCACCGCCTCCACCATGAGCATGCCCTTTCTCGCGCTGTACCTGGCCGCCCATACGGAGGCCTCAGCGGTTCTGATCGGCTTCGTCATCGGGGCCGGCTCTCTCGCCGGAACCGTCGGGGGCTTCATCGGGGGTACGCTATCGGACAAGCTCGGGCGCAAAGGGGTGATGCTCGCCGCGTTATTCGGCTGGGCGGTCGTCTTTATCGGCTTCGCCCTGGTTCGGGAGCCGGTCCTGTTCCTGGTTCTGAACCTATTGAACGGACTGTGCAAATCGTTTTACGAGCCCGTCTCCCAAGCTCTCATGGCGGACCTGACGGAGCCTTCGAAACGGTATAAAGTTTTTTCCCTGCGGTACATGTCCATTAACATAGGGGGAGCGGTGGGACCGCTCGCCGGAGCGTATTTCGGGACCGTGAACGGGTCGCTGCCCTTCTTCCTGACGGGCCTCGTGTACCTGCTGTACGCGTTGATTCTTTTCGTGCTTCTGGCCCGTTTTGGCATCCGGAAAATCGAAGGAAACGCCAAAGCCCCGGTAAGCTTCCAATCCGCCTGGAATGTCATCCGCCGGGACGGTCCTTTCCGTCTGTATATAGCGGGAGGCATTCTGGGGGCCATGGGGTATTCGCAGATGACCGTCACGTTATCGCAATACTTGCGGAACAGCGTAGCGCATGGAGTGGAGCTGTTCGGGTGGCTCATGACCGTTAATGCCCTCGTCGTCATCGTCCTCCAGCTTCCGCTTTCCTCGTGGGCCGCCAAGCGAACGCCTCTCGCCGCTATTGTGACGGGGAATGTCCTGTTCGCGCTGGGAATTGTCGGCTTCTCGCTGTCCAGCGGAGCCGTCGGTTTCATCGCGGCTATGGTCGTCTTCACCTTAGGCGAAATCTTGACCTACCCTGCGGGCAATCTGCTGGTGGACAAGCTCGCGCCGGAAGGCATGCGCGGGACGTATTTCGGAGCGCAGACGTTCACGAACATCGGCCACTTCGTCGGACCGCTTGCGGGCGGCTATCTTCTCTCCCACTATGGGGGATCCCCTTTGTTTCTGACCATGGCGGCCGTTACGCTCGGCGGCTCGTATTTCTACGCGGCGGGCAGCCGTCTTGCTGCTCCGGTACGTCAGGCCCCTCCGGCGGTTCAGGAGAAGTCCGCTTAG